The following proteins are encoded in a genomic region of Spirosoma sp. SC4-14:
- a CDS encoding asparaginase: protein MTYRTVRLNPGSTKEPRSSVLVIYTGGTFGMVYDPKANQLIPFDFEQVLDRVPELNRLDFAITILTLHEIIDSSNMKPAVWVELAQLIESNYPLYDSFVILHGTDTMSYTASALSFMLDGLNKPVLLTGAQLPIGIARTDARENFITALEIAAAQEDGKPIVSEVCVYFNSLLLRGNRSTKHESVQFNAFASENYPPLATAGVSIDYNRPYIRPYQPNSILHIRTSLDSRVTILKLFPGITQSVVESIISIPNLRGVVMETFGAGNAPTDRWFLYTLKAAIDRGVLIINVSQCEGGRVTQGRYQTSKMLQQIGVISGADITTEAAITKLMFLLGQETNLANIRQLLAQPLSGEMSE, encoded by the coding sequence ATGACTTATAGAACAGTTCGCCTGAATCCAGGTTCGACCAAAGAACCACGGTCATCGGTATTGGTAATTTATACGGGAGGCACATTTGGTATGGTATACGACCCCAAAGCCAATCAATTAATTCCATTCGATTTTGAACAGGTACTCGACCGGGTTCCTGAACTGAATCGGCTCGATTTTGCCATAACCATACTGACGCTTCATGAGATTATCGACTCGTCGAACATGAAACCCGCTGTTTGGGTTGAGCTGGCCCAGTTAATCGAAAGCAATTACCCACTATACGACAGCTTTGTGATTCTGCACGGTACGGATACCATGTCGTACACGGCCTCGGCACTCAGTTTTATGCTTGACGGACTGAATAAACCCGTATTGCTCACCGGTGCCCAATTGCCCATTGGCATCGCCCGTACCGATGCGCGGGAAAATTTCATTACGGCCCTGGAGATTGCTGCCGCTCAGGAAGATGGCAAACCGATTGTATCTGAAGTCTGCGTTTATTTCAATTCGTTACTGCTGCGGGGCAACCGCTCAACCAAACACGAAAGTGTACAGTTCAACGCCTTTGCCTCCGAAAACTACCCGCCCCTGGCTACGGCTGGTGTCAGTATCGATTACAACCGCCCCTATATCCGCCCCTACCAGCCCAACTCAATCTTACACATTCGCACATCCCTGGACTCACGGGTAACGATTTTGAAATTATTTCCGGGCATTACTCAATCCGTTGTGGAATCGATAATTTCTATTCCCAATTTACGGGGTGTTGTTATGGAAACATTTGGAGCCGGAAATGCACCGACCGACCGTTGGTTTCTGTATACACTAAAAGCAGCTATCGACCGGGGAGTACTTATCATCAATGTGTCGCAGTGCGAAGGCGGCCGGGTTACCCAGGGACGGTATCAGACCAGTAAAATGCTTCAGCAGATTGGCGTCATTAGCGGTGCAGACATCACAACCGAAGCGGCCATTACGAAACTTATGTTTTTGTTGGGTCAGGAAACTAACCTGGCCAACATTCGACAACTTCTGGCTCAACCACTTAGCGGAGAGATGAGCGAATAA
- a CDS encoding TatD family hydrolase, whose protein sequence is MILIDTHAHIYDPQFDDQATGGYDAMLKRAEAQQIHQIWMPNCAQETVASMMALAEHYPDRCLPMMGLHPAYVNDTFERELAAAQDQLNRHAFMAVGEIGLDFYWDMTFVDQQFEAFEIQLRWAAEQKLPVSMHTRSGHDRNAFSEAADLIEKLAFPGLTGIFHCFVGTLDEAKRAIDMGFKLGIGGVSTFKNGGLNNVLPYVELDHLVLETDAPYLAPVPYRGKRNEPAYLRLIAQRIADLKQVSIDDVARHTTAAALSLLPALYANLLPE, encoded by the coding sequence ATGATACTTATTGATACCCACGCCCATATTTATGATCCGCAGTTCGACGACCAGGCTACGGGTGGTTATGATGCGATGCTGAAACGGGCCGAAGCACAACAAATCCATCAGATATGGATGCCCAACTGCGCTCAGGAAACAGTGGCCAGCATGATGGCCCTGGCCGAACACTACCCCGATCGCTGTTTGCCCATGATGGGGCTGCATCCTGCCTATGTCAACGATACGTTTGAACGTGAACTGGCAGCAGCTCAGGATCAGCTCAATCGCCATGCGTTTATGGCTGTTGGCGAAATAGGTCTTGATTTTTATTGGGATATGACATTTGTCGACCAGCAGTTTGAGGCATTTGAGATTCAACTGCGGTGGGCGGCTGAACAGAAACTCCCGGTTTCGATGCATACCCGATCCGGACACGATCGAAATGCTTTTTCGGAAGCCGCCGACCTGATCGAAAAGCTGGCCTTTCCGGGCCTGACCGGCATTTTTCATTGTTTTGTCGGCACTCTTGATGAAGCGAAGCGAGCCATTGACATGGGCTTCAAATTAGGCATCGGCGGAGTCAGTACGTTCAAAAATGGTGGTCTCAACAACGTTCTTCCCTATGTAGAACTTGATCATTTAGTACTCGAAACCGATGCGCCTTATCTGGCACCGGTACCATACCGGGGTAAACGAAACGAACCCGCTTACCTACGGCTCATTGCCCAGCGTATTGCCGATCTGAAACAGGTCAGTATCGACGATGTTGCGCGACATACGACCGCTGCTGCCTTATCGCTTTTACCTGCCTTATACGCAAACCTGCTCCCCGAATAA